In Myxococcota bacterium, a single genomic region encodes these proteins:
- a CDS encoding TauD/TfdA family dioxygenase encodes MELIVKKTGGLLGARIEGVDFSRPLTEATIEAIADALYEHQVVSVAAAEMTPEQHEQIASHFGELEEHATDQFEVDENASHITIIDSDQGHRADMWHADETFLAEPPLVNALHGKIIPESGGDTAFRSTAAAYEALSDKIKELIDDLSAIHDYGHLYEVGWRAGLPLGKAMGDALAKGLIHSHPIVRTHPVTGRKWLTINHTYTRFIEGLFPDEAEAILNMLLAHLQKPEFGYRHSWQEGDLLLWDQQAVQHYAVNDFSGRRLVHRIAVLRSRESYTGIKTA; translated from the coding sequence ATGGAGCTCATCGTCAAGAAGACCGGAGGACTTCTCGGAGCACGGATCGAGGGGGTCGACTTCTCGAGGCCACTCACCGAAGCCACGATCGAAGCGATTGCCGACGCCCTGTACGAGCACCAGGTCGTTTCTGTGGCCGCTGCCGAGATGACGCCGGAGCAGCACGAGCAGATCGCCTCCCACTTCGGCGAGCTCGAAGAGCACGCCACGGATCAGTTCGAGGTCGACGAGAACGCGAGCCATATCACCATCATCGACTCCGATCAAGGCCACCGGGCCGACATGTGGCATGCCGATGAGACCTTTCTCGCCGAGCCTCCGCTGGTCAACGCCTTGCACGGCAAGATCATCCCCGAGAGCGGCGGAGACACCGCGTTTCGCAGCACGGCGGCTGCGTACGAGGCGCTGTCGGACAAGATCAAGGAACTCATCGACGATCTCAGCGCGATCCACGACTACGGCCACCTCTACGAAGTGGGGTGGCGCGCCGGACTGCCGCTCGGGAAAGCGATGGGCGACGCGCTCGCGAAGGGCCTGATCCACTCGCACCCGATCGTGCGGACCCACCCCGTGACGGGTCGAAAATGGCTGACCATCAACCACACCTACACGCGCTTCATCGAAGGCCTGTTCCCAGATGAAGCCGAAGCCATCCTGAACATGCTGCTGGCGCACCTGCAGAAACCCGAGTTCGGCTATCGCCACTCCTGGCAAGAAGGCGACCTCCTGCTCTGGGACCAACAGGCCGTCCAACACTACGCCGTGAACGACTTCAGCGGTCGGCGCCTGGTTCATCGCATCGCCGTCCTGCGGTCGCGCGAGTCCTACACCGGCATCAAGACGGCCTGA
- a CDS encoding class I SAM-dependent methyltransferase: protein MTSLLALGLTLLGCGPRMVEREGHRVFNPAYLWWLDLPQRASWQQPEAVLDALEIAEGDVVADIGAGGGYFAERLATRVGPAGRVYATDVQDEMIEALDERVEARGLDNVRVVRAAFDDPTLPRACCDLVFFANVYKEIDGRVDYMKRVARVLRPGARVAILAFHPDAPGPGPPVGDRLAAETVTRELASAGYTLASTRDFLPRHYLLVFEPAIARPPADAHAGTRKRASIVLE from the coding sequence TTGACCTCCCTCCTCGCCCTCGGGCTCACGCTGCTCGGCTGTGGCCCGCGCATGGTGGAGCGAGAGGGGCACCGGGTCTTCAACCCGGCCTATCTCTGGTGGCTCGATCTGCCCCAGCGCGCGTCGTGGCAGCAGCCCGAAGCTGTGCTCGATGCGCTGGAGATCGCGGAGGGCGACGTCGTCGCCGACATCGGCGCCGGGGGCGGCTACTTCGCCGAGCGCCTGGCCACGCGCGTCGGGCCAGCCGGCCGGGTCTACGCCACCGACGTCCAGGACGAGATGATCGAGGCCCTCGACGAGCGGGTAGAAGCACGAGGCCTCGACAACGTGCGCGTGGTGCGCGCCGCCTTCGACGATCCGACGCTCCCGCGCGCGTGCTGCGACCTCGTCTTCTTCGCGAACGTGTACAAGGAGATCGACGGCCGCGTCGACTACATGAAGCGGGTGGCACGCGTGCTACGCCCCGGCGCGCGCGTGGCGATCCTCGCCTTCCATCCCGATGCCCCCGGCCCCGGTCCGCCGGTCGGCGACCGCCTGGCCGCGGAGACCGTCACCCGGGAGCTGGCCAGCGCGGGCTACACCCTCGCGTCGACCCGCGACTTCCTCCCCAGGCACTACCTGCTGGTGTTCGAGCCGGCGATTGCACGCCCGCCTGCGGACGCGCACGCCGGGACGCGGAAGCGCGCGTCGATCGTCCTCGAGTAG
- a CDS encoding sigma 54-interacting transcriptional regulator: protein MITRLCWIGEADRFPPELLDDPRFDVTWLDVRWLDATPKRLPDCDAVLLDAPKDPPRLQPSLAKRAAPLLVRSGDTGRWHDLGADAVLPADACVADLRAALDLLRGGAAGERDTPVAVSAEMRAVFRSARGAGRSDATVLIVGETGTGKEVVARAVHEASDRAERSFVALNCAALPDGLLESELFGHTRGAFTGAERERKGAFEEADGGTLFLDEVGETSGAFQAKLLRVLQERAFRPLGAPRSRRVDVRVLAATHRDLPREVAAGRFREDLFFRLAVVPIPLPPLRERRDDILALAEHFLRQLGARERKPGCTLAASARQRLRHRSWPGNVRELENAIQRALIAAAPGSVLHAEAFDDPWEDRERPEASVEADTQREAPLRENLDRVEAWLIRDALDRQHGHKSATARTLGLTREGLYKKMKRLGIE from the coding sequence GTGATCACCCGCCTGTGTTGGATCGGGGAAGCCGACCGCTTCCCGCCCGAACTCCTCGACGACCCCCGTTTCGATGTGACCTGGCTGGATGTCCGTTGGCTCGACGCCACGCCCAAACGACTGCCCGACTGCGATGCGGTCCTGCTCGATGCGCCCAAGGATCCTCCTCGCCTCCAACCCAGCCTGGCGAAACGCGCCGCGCCCCTACTCGTGCGCTCGGGCGACACCGGGCGTTGGCACGACCTCGGCGCCGACGCCGTGCTTCCGGCAGACGCGTGCGTGGCCGACCTCCGCGCGGCCCTCGACCTTCTGCGCGGCGGCGCCGCCGGCGAGCGCGACACACCGGTGGCCGTGTCGGCAGAGATGCGCGCCGTCTTCCGCTCGGCGCGAGGTGCCGGCCGCTCGGACGCCACGGTGTTGATCGTCGGCGAGACCGGGACGGGCAAAGAAGTCGTGGCGCGCGCCGTGCACGAGGCCAGCGATCGGGCGGAGCGCTCCTTCGTCGCCCTGAACTGCGCCGCCCTCCCCGACGGCCTGCTCGAGAGCGAGCTCTTCGGACACACGCGCGGCGCCTTCACCGGGGCCGAGCGCGAACGCAAGGGGGCCTTCGAAGAAGCCGACGGCGGCACCCTCTTCCTCGATGAAGTCGGCGAGACGTCGGGCGCGTTCCAGGCGAAGCTGCTTCGCGTTCTGCAGGAGCGCGCCTTTCGTCCGCTGGGTGCCCCGCGCTCACGCCGCGTCGACGTGCGCGTCCTCGCTGCCACGCACCGCGATCTGCCCCGGGAAGTCGCGGCGGGACGCTTCCGAGAAGACCTCTTCTTCCGTCTGGCAGTGGTCCCGATCCCACTGCCGCCGCTCCGCGAGCGCCGCGACGACATCCTCGCGCTCGCCGAGCACTTCCTACGCCAGCTCGGAGCCCGCGAGCGAAAGCCCGGCTGCACGCTGGCCGCGAGTGCACGCCAACGCCTACGACATCGCAGCTGGCCGGGCAACGTGCGTGAGCTGGAGAATGCGATCCAGCGGGCGCTCATCGCGGCGGCTCCCGGTTCCGTCCTTCACGCGGAGGCGTTCGACGATCCCTGGGAGGATCGCGAGCGTCCCGAGGCGTCCGTCGAAGCCGACACCCAACGCGAGGCACCACTCCGCGAGAACCTCGATCGGGTCGAAGCCTGGCTGATCCGCGACGCCCTCGATCGCCAGCACGGACACAAGAGCGCGACGGCCCGCACGCTCGGCCTGACTCGAGAGGGTCTCTACAAGAAGATGAAACGATTGGGGATCGAGTAG
- a CDS encoding DUF2157 domain-containing protein → MDWRRRWWMSELDALVDAGVLEPGVSSRVREHYADRAAARPAIPLFAVLGAALIGLGAVLLLAHNWASLSDPMRTAVSLGTVAVGQGVAGFALWRRIASTAWTEAAALFASLGFAAGLALLQQTHQIPGDLGGFLVTWGWCTIPLAYALDSRAAFALVLGIAVSVIPFHWGDDASPWPFWSLIAAVVPYAGMLGRRSAMSARDGLVAWVGVPAVLAGCLLQAPLGHVFFVALLTLATAAAFVAMGDRELHSLVPFAKRAANALGMTTLAGALFVLGFSDAWGGLDQSIGASGAWHHALPAWGVGALAVVGIGWGAVAAGSRRDVAQLLWLGVPLAFVVAFFAGGFIGDETGAAWTMALYAGALGAATVLSGLAHGALGRANGGMLLLGAVIAQRFLDSEWSFTVRGLVFMGLGLAFLVLNLHLRRRGEDNDPPGSAQEGGAQ, encoded by the coding sequence ATGGATTGGCGACGCCGCTGGTGGATGAGCGAACTCGACGCGCTGGTCGACGCCGGGGTGCTCGAGCCCGGGGTGTCGTCGCGGGTGCGGGAGCACTACGCCGATCGCGCGGCGGCACGTCCGGCCATCCCGCTCTTCGCCGTGCTGGGCGCGGCGCTGATCGGGCTCGGCGCCGTGCTGCTGCTTGCCCACAACTGGGCGTCGCTGTCCGACCCGATGCGCACCGCCGTCAGCCTGGGCACCGTTGCGGTCGGGCAGGGAGTGGCGGGCTTCGCCTTGTGGCGACGGATCGCGTCGACTGCCTGGACCGAAGCGGCCGCCCTGTTCGCATCCCTCGGCTTCGCGGCCGGTCTCGCGCTCCTACAGCAGACCCATCAGATCCCCGGTGATCTCGGCGGATTCCTCGTGACCTGGGGCTGGTGCACGATCCCCCTGGCCTATGCCCTGGATTCTCGTGCGGCGTTCGCGTTGGTCCTGGGGATCGCGGTTTCGGTGATTCCTTTCCACTGGGGTGACGACGCCTCGCCCTGGCCCTTCTGGAGTCTGATCGCCGCGGTGGTGCCCTACGCGGGGATGCTCGGGCGTCGCAGCGCGATGTCGGCCCGTGATGGCCTGGTCGCGTGGGTGGGGGTGCCCGCGGTGCTCGCGGGTTGTCTTCTCCAAGCGCCGCTCGGCCACGTGTTCTTCGTGGCGCTACTGACCCTCGCGACTGCGGCCGCGTTCGTCGCGATGGGGGACCGTGAGCTCCACTCCCTCGTGCCCTTCGCGAAGCGCGCCGCGAATGCGCTCGGCATGACCACCCTCGCCGGAGCCCTGTTCGTGTTGGGCTTCTCGGATGCCTGGGGTGGCCTCGATCAGTCGATTGGAGCGTCGGGGGCCTGGCATCATGCGTTGCCCGCTTGGGGCGTCGGTGCTTTGGCGGTGGTCGGGATCGGATGGGGAGCGGTGGCCGCCGGTTCACGTCGCGACGTTGCGCAGCTGCTGTGGCTGGGGGTCCCGCTCGCCTTCGTGGTGGCGTTCTTCGCAGGCGGCTTCATCGGCGATGAAACCGGCGCAGCCTGGACGATGGCGCTCTACGCCGGCGCTCTTGGCGCGGCCACCGTGCTCTCGGGGCTCGCCCACGGCGCGCTCGGTCGCGCGAACGGCGGCATGCTGCTGCTCGGCGCGGTGATCGCCCAGCGCTTCCTCGACAGCGAGTGGAGCTTCACCGTGCGCGGCCTCGTCTTCATGGGTCTGGGGCTTGCGTTCCTGGTCTTGAACCTGCACCTGCGCCGACGCGGGGAGGACAACGACCCGCCTGGGTCCGCCCAGGAAGGAGGTGCACAGTGA
- a CDS encoding GDYXXLXY domain-containing protein, translating into MTGRKWCFVLAVALQLAQIAGLWWTAEAAAPGQAYRFQTAPIDPVDAFRGRYVRLNFAPASVPWADDGRVAAGGDAFASLGVDTEGFAVLEAAYADPPEGLDVVPVRVLSAYEHTASVRLAFDRYYLPEHEAPRVEAEMRRGAESFAVVRVEGAHALLEDLVVDPRRRRPLAPARERIGVPEGERLPEDLVTAIERFTNQASQPCRSPAECVAFPVDLDPQVASEWVFVDTLGALHYFVETKEPREGQLRYQWRAVLRRQDHGQTPSAGEIAALLAQPGRVEDVTPALRELRLGDVVVGVHR; encoded by the coding sequence GTGACCGGTCGCAAGTGGTGTTTCGTGCTGGCGGTGGCGCTCCAACTCGCGCAGATCGCTGGGCTCTGGTGGACTGCGGAAGCCGCCGCGCCCGGGCAGGCCTACCGGTTCCAGACGGCGCCGATCGATCCCGTCGATGCGTTCCGCGGGCGCTATGTCCGGCTGAACTTCGCGCCGGCCTCGGTTCCGTGGGCGGACGACGGGCGGGTCGCTGCAGGTGGTGACGCCTTCGCCTCGCTCGGTGTCGACACCGAGGGCTTCGCCGTGCTCGAAGCCGCGTACGCGGACCCGCCCGAGGGCCTCGATGTCGTGCCGGTGCGGGTGCTGTCCGCCTACGAACACACCGCCAGCGTGCGACTCGCCTTCGATCGCTACTACCTCCCCGAGCACGAAGCCCCCCGCGTCGAAGCCGAGATGCGCCGAGGCGCCGAGAGCTTCGCGGTCGTGCGCGTCGAGGGAGCGCACGCCTTGCTCGAAGACCTCGTGGTCGACCCGCGTCGCCGCCGGCCGCTGGCGCCGGCGCGCGAGCGCATCGGAGTGCCCGAGGGCGAGCGGCTGCCCGAGGATCTGGTCACGGCCATCGAGCGCTTCACGAACCAGGCGTCGCAACCGTGTCGGAGTCCCGCCGAGTGTGTGGCCTTCCCGGTCGATCTCGATCCGCAGGTCGCGAGCGAATGGGTGTTCGTGGATACCCTGGGCGCGCTGCATTACTTCGTGGAAACGAAAGAGCCGCGCGAAGGTCAGCTGCGATACCAGTGGCGCGCGGTCCTGCGTCGGCAAGATCACGGCCAGACCCCGAGCGCGGGGGAAATCGCGGCACTCCTGGCCCAGCCCGGCCGCGTCGAGGACGTAACGCCGGCGCTGCGGGAGCTGCGTCTGGGCGACGTCGTCGTCGGCGTGCACCGCTAG